Proteins found in one Desulfurobacteriaceae bacterium genomic segment:
- the tmk gene encoding dTMP kinase gives MFITFEGIEGCGKTTQARLLYDWLKSNGKETLLTREPGGTESAEEIRKFLLKDREEFFPPFSEVCLYMAARSFHVENLIRPSLESGKWIICDRFADSTIAYQGFGRGIELDLLKFLNDKATRGVEPDITFLIDVPVEIGLSRIKGRKVDRIEKEDLVFHKRVREGFLKIARENPERVVVIDGTKSIETIFQEILRVLKERKDGF, from the coding sequence ATTACCTTTGAAGGAATAGAAGGATGCGGAAAAACTACGCAGGCAAGACTTTTGTACGATTGGCTAAAAAGCAATGGAAAGGAAACTCTCCTAACTAGAGAACCTGGCGGAACAGAAAGTGCAGAAGAAATAAGGAAGTTCCTACTAAAAGATAGAGAAGAATTTTTTCCTCCTTTCTCTGAAGTTTGTCTTTACATGGCTGCAAGAAGTTTCCATGTTGAAAACTTGATAAGACCTTCTTTGGAAAGTGGAAAATGGATAATATGCGATAGATTTGCCGATTCGACGATAGCCTATCAGGGATTTGGAAGAGGTATAGAACTTGATCTTTTAAAGTTCTTAAATGACAAAGCTACAAGGGGGGTTGAACCGGACATCACTTTCTTGATAGATGTACCTGTTGAGATAGGTTTATCCAGAATTAAGGGGAGAAAAGTCGATAGAATAGAAAAAGAGGATCTTGTTTTTCACAAAAGAGTAAGAGAAGGCTTTTTAAAAATAGCCAGGGAAAACCCTGAAAGGGTTGTTGTAATAGATGGAACAAAATCAATAGAGACTATTTTTCAAGAAATCTTAAGAGTTTTAAAGGAAAGAAAGGATGGTTTTTGA